A single window of Toxotes jaculatrix isolate fToxJac2 chromosome 4, fToxJac2.pri, whole genome shotgun sequence DNA harbors:
- the gpr78a gene encoding G-protein coupled receptor 26: MSIPEFLLEVSIVVIAVVSLLTNFSVLLCFTQSAELRSHAPGLFILNLSFSNILLAIINMPTTFLGVTKSAKPFGDLLCQAVSFTETFLTSNTMLSMAALSMDRWIAVVFPLSYSSKMRYRDASLIVAYSWLHSLTFSLTQLLMDWGGYSHTYASCTVHLDGEERSQLPAYATFTVLFHLSSFALCLLVLCFAYLKVLRVARSHCKRIDVITVQTLLLLVDIHPSVKERCLAEQKKRRQRATKKICIFIGSFILCFSPYVITRLVELLPSVHIPRYLGIATKCLSYVKASSDPFVYCLLRQQYRKVLVSVISRVLRKDRYSLSAHSMSSTLDTTEDNCIARIT, from the exons ATGAGCATCCCGGAGTTCCTACTGGAAGTGTCCATCGTGGTGATAGCTGTCGTCTCGTTGTTGACTAATTTTTCAGTGCTGCTATGTTTCACCCAGAGCGCGGAGTTAAGATCCCACGCGCCCGGACTCTTCATCCTAAACCTCTCCTTCTCCAACATCCTCCTCGCTATCATCAACATGCCCACCACTTTTCTCGGGGTGACCAAAAGCGCAAAGCCCTTCGGGGACCTGTTGTGTCAGGCCGTCAGTTTTACTGAGACTTTTCTGACCTCTAACACCATGCTGAGCATGGCCGCGCTGAGCATGGACAGGTGGATAGCGGTGGTGTTTCCCCTCAGTTATTCCAGCAAGATGCGCTACAGAGACGCTTCCCTGATCGTGGCGTACTCTTGGCTGCACTCTCTCACCTTTTCTCTGACCCAGCTGCTGATGGACTGGGGAGGATACAGCCACACTTACGCCTCATGCACCGTTCACCTGGACGGGGAGGAGAGGTCGCAGCTGCCCGCCTATGCGACCTTCACGGTTTTGTTCCACCTCAGCAGCTTCGCTCTCTGCCTCCTCGTCCTGTGCTTCGCCTACCTGAAAGTATTGAGAGTGGCCAGGTCCCACTGCAAGAGGATAGATGTCATCACAGTGCAGACTCTGCTTCTGCTGGTGGATATCCACCCCAG tgtgaaggagagatgtctggcagaacagaagaagaggaggcagcgcgccacaaaaaaaatttgcatCTTCATCGGCTCCTTCATCCTCTGCTTTTCACCCTATGTTATAACAAG GTTGGTGGAGTTGTTGCCTTCTGTGCACATTCCCCGGTATTTGGGCATTGCTACCAAATGTCTGTCCTACGTCAAAGCTTCCAGTGACCCATTTGTCTACTGTCTGCTGCGGCAGCAGTACAGGAAGGTCCTGGTCAGTGTTATCAGCCGGGTTCTGAGGAAGGATCGGTACTCGCTCTCTGCCCACAGCATGAGCAGCACATTGGACACCACAGAGGACAACTGCATTGCCAGGATAACCTGA